A DNA window from Engraulis encrasicolus isolate BLACKSEA-1 chromosome 3, IST_EnEncr_1.0, whole genome shotgun sequence contains the following coding sequences:
- the LOC134445627 gene encoding zinc finger protein 345-like isoform X1 codes for MASQRLMSVKEEPEEEDFDDFLYSYIRAHPIEDEKPKLEQNFQTVMYESPTVPEPDFMRILRKEEEEEEDEEEEDEEQEEEEEEEEVGQCSQDASSAESDDQRIQSNGRQSTEGEGYTGRQNPQTANKFQSSHCEKSFTYMGSFKKHQRINAGGNPFECSECGKSLSSISKLKRHQRIHTGEKPFECSECGKSFRQIGHLKRHQRIHTGEKPFECLECGKCFSRMDYLRQHQKIHTGEKPFKCTQCGNSFSTKAIIKTHQRIHTGEKPFECSDCKKTFCQISNLKTHQRVHTGEKPFEYSECGKRFRHMSSLKLHQMIHSGEKPFHCSECGKRFIHMCHLKEHQRIHTGEKPFECSQCGKAFRQMGTLKSHQRIHVGGKSFQCSECRKSFRQIDHLKKHQRRIHTGEKPFECSQCGKSFTEMSTLKKHQMIHAGEKPFECSENGNGFSIISSFKTHQRIHTGEKPFECSECGKCFRQRGHLKTHQLIHTGEKPFECSQCGKSFTEMSTLKKHQMIHTEEKPFDCSECGKSFRQIGHLKRHQRRIHTREKPFECSQCGKSFTEMSTLKKHQMIHTEEKPFDCSECGKSFRQIGHLKQHQRIHTGEKPFECSECGKRFNQMSSLKIHQRIHTGERPFECSECGKCFSCIANLKRHQRIHTGERPFECSECRKNFSSKKYLKLHQRVHTGETPFECS; via the exons ATGGCATCACAACGTCTGATGTCAGTGAAGGAGGAGCCAGAAGAAGAGGACTTTGATGACTTTCTATACTCTTATATACGTGCACATCCAATAGAGGATGAGAAGCCTAAATTGGAACAAAACTTTCAAACTGTAATGTATGAGTCGCCTACAGTTCCTGAGCCAGACTTCATGAGGATcttgagaaaagaagaagaggaagaggaggacgaggaggaggaggatgaagaacaagaagaggaggaggaggaagaggaggttggaCAGTGCAGCCAAGATGCATCTTCAGCAGAAA GTGATGATCAGAGGATTCAGTCTAATGGAAGACAGTCCACAGAGGGGGAAGGATACACAGGAAGACAGAACCCTCAGACAGCAAACAAGTTTCAGAGTTCTCACTGTGAAAAGAGTTTTACTTACATGGGCAGTTTCAAGAAACACCAGAGGATCAATGCAGGGGGTAAtccatttgagtgctcagaatgtggaaagaGTTTAAGTAGCATTAGCAAACTCAAGagacaccagaggatccatacaggggaaaagccatttgagtgctcagaatgtggaaagagttttaggcAAATAGGCCATCTCAAGagacaccagaggatccatacaggggaaaagccatttgagtgcctAGAATGCGGAAAGTGTTTTAGTCGTATGGACTATCTCAGGCAACACCAGaagatccatacaggggaaaagcctttTAAGTGCACTCAATGTGGAAATAGCTTTAGTACCAAGGCTATAATCAAGACAcatcagaggatccatacaggggaaaagccatttgagtgctcagatTGTAAAAAGACATTTTGTCAAATAAGCAATCTCAAGACTCACCAGAGGGTCCATACCGGGGAAAAACCATTTGAGTACTCAGAATGTGGAAAGCGTTTTAGGCACATGAGCAGTCTCAAGCTACACCAGAtgatccattcaggggaaaagcCTTTTCATTGCTCTGAATGCGGAAAGCGTTTTATTCATATGTGCCATCTCAAGGAAcatcagaggatccatacaggggaaaagccatttgagtgctctcaatgtggaaaggcctttaggCAGATGGGCACTCTCAAGTCACACCAGAGGATTCATGTGGGGGGAAAGTCATTTCAGTGCTCAGAATGTAGAAAGAGTTTTAGGCAAATAGACCATCTCAAGAAGCACCAGAGGagaatccatacaggggaaaaaccatttgagtgctctcaatgtggaaagagttttactgAAATGAGCACTCTCAAGAAACACCAGATGATCCAtgcaggggaaaagccatttgagtgctcagaaaATGGAAACGGCTTCAGTATCATTAGCAGCTTTAAGacacaccagaggatccatacaggggaaaagccatttgagtgctcagaatgtggaaagtgTTTTAGGCAAAGAGGCCATCTCAAGACACACCAGCTGATCCATACAGGAGAAAAACCATTTGAGTGCTCtcaatgtggaaagagttttactgAAATGAGCACTCTCAAGaaacaccagatgatccatacagaggaaaagccatttgactgctcagaatgtggaaagagttttaggcAAATAGGCCATCTCAAGAGACACCAGAGGAGAATCCATACaagggaaaagccatttgagtgctctcaatgtggaaagagttttactgAAATGAGCACTCTCAAGaaacaccagatgatccatacagaggaaaagccatttgactgctcagaatgtggaaagagttttaggcAAATAGGCCATCTCAAGCAAcatcagaggatccatacaggagaaaaaccatttgagtgctcagaatgtggaaagaGATTTAATCAAATGTCTAGTCTCAAGAtacaccagaggatccatacaggggaaagaccatttgagtgctcagaatgtggaaagtgTTTTAGCTGTATAGCCAATCTCAAGAgacaccagagaatccatacaggggaaagaccatttgagtgctcagaatgcAGAAAGAATTTTAGTAGCAAGAAGTACCTCAAGCTACACCAGAGGGTCCATACAGGGGAAACGCCATTTGAGTGCTCTTAA